In Cyprinus carpio isolate SPL01 chromosome A5, ASM1834038v1, whole genome shotgun sequence, the sequence GCAGACAAAATCAATAGCCCAGTGTGTGGAGTATTACTATAACATGAAGAAGCTGAAAAAGTTCAAGCAATGTGTCCGAGCCACAAATAAAAAGGATGAAGGTGGAGGGAACTCTGTAAGTTTCATTTCAGTAAATGGACACAAGATCGTTATTACATCTGCATATACGTCATCTAAAAACATTACTGCTATATTCCTAAAGGCATTCAGATGCACACAAGAGCACCAGCCTGAGCAGATAAACGGGAACACAGGACAGAAGACAACAGCTGCTCACAGTGAGGTGTGTGCCAGGTCCTGATTTACATGCCTTCAAATACATGGAGTAACAatgagaaaatatttcattttgtgaaATTAAGCTAAAATAATAGATTCTATGACTCTATCCTGTCactcttagtttttttcttgaagtgaagtgacgtgtggccaagtatggtaaccaatactctgaatttgtgctctgcatttaattcATCCAAGTGAACActcacagtagtgaacacactcctggagcagtgggcagccatattgctgtggcacccggggagcagttgggggttcggtgccttgttcaagggtctcacctcagtcgtggtattgagggtggaagagagtgctgtacattcactccccccaccgacaattcctgccggacctgaaactcaaacccgcaaccttcgggttacaagtcggACTCTcgttaggccatgactgccccaaTACTCTGAAAGCTCCTTCGTCCCTGGGTGGGCTCAAACCACCTACCTTTCGGTTAACAGCCAAATGCACTAACCGATTGCACCAAAATCCCTATTATTACTAGATCAGTAATAATAGATATTTTTAGGACATTTTTGTTCTAACCAGCTGTGACCTGAAACAATCAACAAAACACTTTAATTCTACgaataaatattagcaaaatgacacattaaaattcattttacctttaaatccAACAGAGATGTGAAGAGCCACAGTTCCCCCTCTGTCAAGATAGAAACTATCTCAAGACGGCAGTGGACAAGCAAGAAGACTAAAGTGAACTGAATTCCAATCAGTATTTCATAAAAGATCCTTTGTAAAGAGCTCAAGTGTGTTTTAGACTACAGTAAATATTCAACTCATTGTCCAGTGATTAATATGGACCTTGAAATTAGCCCTAATTGTAATCCAAAATAAAGTTCTCATCAAAGGAATAGCCaactttgtgttttctttttccaaCTGTTTATTTCTTGTTCAAATTTTGAGAAGTGCACAAGGCACTAAAGTTAACAGTTTGAAGTTTTAGAATGTACCAGACTGGTTAATTTAATATGACAGGGTTTCATAAAggtttattggtttttattttcgATGTTTGTTCAACTGTTTGAGACATTAAGTTTGGGTTCAAAATTTTCTCTCAAGATTTGTCATTACCAATTTTACAATTCTACTGATTTTTCTCTTTTCCATTTTATATTATCTACAATCCATGTGATctataataaagttattaaattgCAGTTTTTCTGTCTTATGCCATTAAAACAGCAGTTGATGTCCATGTATAACAATGTCAATGCATAACATGTTTGCTGTTTATTACATTGTCATAAGGTGTTTGGCTGTCTAAACATTCCTTTGCTGTTCTAATAGATGTTAAActtgtttacaaaataaatgagaaCTGAACAACACAATTTTCCATTGTTAATTCCCAGACTCCAGAGTGTTTCATAGAGCACTTTAATCTGAACATGCTATTAATAGAATACATTGTAAATTCTACTGTTGCAAGTATGAAAAAGATAACTAACACCTCATTTGAATGTACATATCCCCCATAAATATAAAGGAGGAAGTGATACCATTGAAATGCATGCAGGAGTTTGACAATGCATTCCATGTAATGCCTACAACACTTTAAAGTGACAATACTATTTTAACAGTCTATGCAGATTTAAACAATAATACTTCATGGCCTGGAATTTGATTGACCAAACTAGATTTTTCAGTGTTCCAGAACAGAGTATGCTAACTGTGCGGAGATGAAGTTGGCTTGATGTCTGCACAGCAGTGATTACCTATGACCAAATCACAGccgtgctgatattcagaacagCAGCATGATTGCTCATGTGCTCATATTGCGTAAATATGTAATGCTTCAGAGACGTTAAGAATGTAGTAAAACAGATTTAGGCAAAATTTTGTAAAACAGTATCTACATTAGTCACAAGACAATGACTAAACAAATCCTCAGACCTCTTAGAGACCAAAGACTATATTAAACAATAGTGTCACAAATTCCTTGTAAAAGGAATGTGTTATTTCAAAACTTATTTACATAGCAGTATAACTGTATTTATCTTTTCTCGTAATGTGTGTTTAAAACCTGTTGATTATGATAGTCATCAGATAACTAGCTTATTGTGGGATGTGACAACTGTTCAAAGGCAACCcttaatatttacatgtgtatttttaaaaagtcttaaagggatagtcctcccaaaaatgaaaattctgtttccatttactcatcctcaagttgttccaaacctgtatgaatttcttaattctgctgaaaatttaatattttgaagaacgtggtTAACCAAATAGTTGatgtccccattgacttccatagtatttttccatagtGTGAGTAAATTCAgggtaaacgatgacagaatttacatttttggttgaactatccctttaacatgagtTTGTGCATATGTACATAAACAGTGATCATGACTCTTCTTCGGACACACAAACCTTACTTTCATAGGATACTAGAGTCTGGTAAAGACTTTCTCTGCTTTGGTTTCCACTGACACTGTTCCACTGTTCAATTTCACGTGTGGAGGAGTCACCTTTCAGCTGATCCACATAGTCAGTgttctgatggagaaacaaaaTGTGGTCAAGGTGTTTAGACCCCAATGTAGCCCTTCTTTGGGTCACTGGGGACTCCCTAGGGGCAAATGTCCGATCAGCAGAAACAGCAGTTGCAGGTATGGACAGGTATTTTCGTGCCAGTCTGGCCACAGCAGGAAAGCGGTGCTCCTTGTTGCGCCACCATTGCAGGGGCGAGAGGCTGCGTCTGCAAAGTGGCTCTGCTATGTAATTCTCCAGCTGCTGGTGAATCTCGGGCATTCGCTCAGTAGGATCCTCGCCCAGAATAATATCATACATGCTCTGCGGGAGAGGACTCATCCGTATACGAGGCATGAGTTGTAAATCTCCTCTCAGCGGTGATGTCATACTGGTCCCACTATTACGTCTTTTACGGTCGTTGGCATTCTTGAAAGGCGAACCAAGCGTGTTTTCATTGACTTGTTCTGGAGATGATATGGCAACACATGGCTCGCTTGTCTGCAGCTCAACGCTGTCACCTTCCTCCACTGATCCGCAGGATTCAGGAGAATCCAAAGAAGCCATTGCAGGAATTGGCAAGGAATCATCCAATTCAAAATCTGCAGGTTCTCCACGCTCATCCACAGTCTCTTCCATTTCCATGCTTTGTCTCCTTTCTGCATTCATTTGTTCGTCGCTCGTGAAAGGCTGCACAGATAGCAGCTCTTTCACCTTGTCGTGCAACTTGCTGCGAGCATGTGGGCTGAGAAACCGCAACTCTTTAAAACGCGGGTCCAGAAACGAGGACAAAACGGCTGAAGAATCCAGAAGAGCATCTTCATCACTCAGACTCCACCGTTTGTCCATACCAGCACGAATTCTCTCCATAACTCCCTTCACCACTGGACAGGTACACTCTGCAATTTTCTGTCCCAGGAGCCGAGACACTCCTTGTAGGCACGGCATCAATGCTGAAATGGGTCCGTTGATGTCCTCACTTAAAAACGATGCCGCAATGCGTACCGTTTTGAGCACAGGAACTAGTTCATGTATAAGACGCCACTGGTGATCTGCCAGATTTGTTGCTACTTTTTGCTCCTCTAGGACAGAACTTATTACCCACTTGAGCTCCAGGAGACTCTCACACATCTCAATGGCAGTGGTCCAGCGTCCTGGGTCATTCAAGACAAGGCATGCGGACTCTTTATTAACAGCCTCTGCTTTCTGGCTCAGTGCCGTAGAAGCGTTCACATTGTGCTGGAAATGTAGGACAATAGCACGGGCATCTGCCAGAGCTTGTCTGACAGTCTCCACACAAAGTCCCTCCTGGACACAAAGTTTCAGGGCCCGCCCTGCACAAAGCAAAGGTGCCCATCCCTCGGGAAGATTACTGGGAGGAGGATGGCTGGGTCCAGCAAATTCTTGCGGATATCCCTGATTAATGGCCATATTCTCCTGCCCCCTGGACTCAGGTCCACTGGGGGTGTCATGCACGACACAGAAAATGAAGTTCTCTGGGAGCTGGAACTCAGAGAGGACTGCTCTCAAAGTGTCTGCAAAGCTCGCTCGCCCTCTCTCAGATGAGCTTCCTTTGAATTCTGCTATTGGACGGGTCTCAAGCACGCAACGTGCCAGGCGCCAATGAGAGTCTACAAAATGCGTGCTGACTGTAAGGTAGTACTGACCGTCCCCATCAACCCCACATCCATCTACGGATCGCCAATATTCAGTGCAGAGGGTCAGACAGTGAGAAGCTAGACTTGTCTGTAGATGCTGCTGAAGGCATTGCTTGAGGACGTGGTAGCGATGCCAAAGTAAACTGCCAAGCAGAGACGGAGAAGGCACGGGGTAGTTAGGCTCTAGGCAACTCAGTAAGAGTTTGAACCCCCTCTCTTCCACCACAGACAACGGCCGAAGGTCCCTGAAGACCATTTCCAAGATAAGATCGGTCAACACCTCTGCTCGCTTGTTGCTGCAGGCTCTTGAGCAGCTGCGGTTGCTGCTGCCTCCAGCAGTACTGCTCATCTCCCCTGCAGGAAAATTATACATTAGGCAACCCATATCTGTATCTTGGTGCACAATGGCATTTGAACTAGAAGTACCGCTTCCTGCTGCACAGTCAGGGGCGTATGTGGTCCGAGTTGGTTTGGTCTCTGCCATCTCAGCTGGCAGTACTTCTTCTTGCTCCTCTTTGACAGTAATAGGTAGTGCTGGTTGCAATGGAGCATTGCCTGTGGTGTTACATCTATTTCCATGTAAAGAGGTCTGAATGTGAGAATGCAATGCTGCAGGAGTGGGGATGCCTGTTGTGTTGTGAGGGGGTACTGCTCCTTCCCGAATGCTGTGTTTGCGTCCCAAGTGTTCTCTCATGGAAGTAGTGCTGTTGTGAAAGGAAAGCTGTCTCTTACAATGGTTACACTCGACACGATGCAGACTTAACTGAGTGTAGTGGTTCCACACTTTCGATGTGCGGCGGacagaaaatggcaaaaaacgctgcattCTCCGACGAAGAGTTGGACCGCTGTGACTTCCGGGATGCCTTTGAGGCGGAAGATCCAtgtctgtggtgaaaaaaaaaaaaaaaatcaaacaaaaatcagggcatacatttttttaatgcgtTATTTAAGAACAAGAGGATTAAACAGGAACTTATGCAATTATGCAACTAGCataattacagttacatttattttgtaatgaaaaagCTATGATAAAATCTTTAATCCTAATCCTTTATGTAATGAATGtcaagagttttttgttgttgttgttgtttttgtaaaaaacattttcataaaaatgctaTTTCATTGTTAGAATGTGGTCCTTGCAACCTTTTGTTTCCTGGGGGTCAACAAAATGTCAAATGTACAGAAATCCCAGTGCCGTATGCAATTTGTGTAAATCTAGAGAAATAACATTATCAGGACTGCCTTTTTGTTTATATTCCGACTTAACTGAACTTAACCTTTTCTTACCACTGTGACATACTCACAATAcagctttataaaatatattgtcacTAAGTCTCTCACCTCACCTGTCCAAGTCACTGCACAAATTAGTTCTCGTAACCATTtggctgggtgtgtgtgtgtgtgtgttagagagagaaatATAGACAAACTGTCTTGTGCAGCCATTAAAGAGAACTTCTAGTTAGCTGAAATACTATACAAGCATTGCAGTTTAGCCTGATTTTGTgttcactgtaaaatgtttttgtggctGCTCAAAACCATGTGTACAATGTTTCTTATTACATGTATTTGGTTATataaaattaagatgttttttggaACTAAAATATAGCTTTTAAGTTgcagttcttttgtttttaatccaAACAGTTAAACTTCTACTCAAACCTTGGTtccattatttgttttatctcagaTATGGTTGGTTGTAGAACATTGTCACATAACCTAAATACAACCAAAATGCAATACTCtgaaatgctataaaagtgtagTTGTAAGATAaggaaattaatttgaatttacattttttattattattattcttctgtgACAGGACACTATTTCACAAGTTCATCACCTTTTGGATCgtttgtcatttatattaaaaGCTCCTGCAGcgtgtgaaattatttttttaaactacaaataAACCATGCATGTAGTATCTTATGTTATTGTTAATAGCATTACGTTAATAAAActctttatataataattaaaccaGAACACTGTTGTAAATGTTGAACAAAATAAAGTATAGCATGTCACACAGCACGAGactcaaaacattttttgtttttcgcGGGAAAATTAGAACAAATTATAAGATTTGTTTTATGAGACTGATCCATGTCAGGTATGACTGTCTCTTGCTCGTTACAAGAGCGTTTAGCCAGAATACGAAAACCACGCAAGATGATAACAATGAAACAATTACGCGATTATTTACATCAAACGTCACTGGATGTTCTTCCGGGCGAGCATAAGGGACATTAAGGTTTAAGGTCACACTTCCAGATCGTGTGTCACCACCAATAAATACTACACGCTTCCGCAGTCCTGACTTCTATAACTTCGcgtctgaaaataaataataccttactaataaaatataaaaaacgtcTCAGAATTCCTGCACATCCTCCGCGCATTCGTGACCTACACACTGGATGTGCATGGCTCGGGGGCCACTAGGGTACGAGGGTAAGTTCTACAGTCAAGAGAAGCGAATAATGTACATCAGGCGCGTttacatatgtatatatcataACTGCTTGACCCTGCTggtgtatatatgatatataaattgtTACATAATTGTACATATGTAATTATTAACTGACAGCAACTCATAAGTAATCATATAAACACCGCAGTTCGGTTCACTGTCATTTTGAAAACAACTATTTTGTGACAACCCCTAACGTCTTAGCGAATTTACTTCCGATTTCCGCATGATGcgtcaacaaaacaaataacttcaTTTCAGGCGATGTGCATTGGATATTGCTTGGATATCGTTCAGTGCAGTCTGGCTCACATTTAATCTGCCAAAATGGATTATTCTGGAAAAGAAAAGGAAGCTATGGCCATCATGGCTGAGGCAGACAAGAAAATGAAAACGTCGCATTCGTTATTCGGGTCGTTTTTGGGGTAAATCCATTAATGATGTTTTTTGCACCTCTGCAATATTGAATGTGCAAATCGTGCGCATTAAAATCTAACTAAACCAATAGGTGTCAAATACAATTCGTGTGCAACAAGCAATGTTGATATAACTGGAATGATCAAATATAATCGATGagcaatatttttgaaattgtgtTATTAGTAATACAACGTCGTTCGCATTTAGCTGTCGTAAACCTACCAGAGTTTATTTTTCCAGTCCGCAGACTTTGCACACTAAGTAGCATCGCAGTGCAGTATAAAGCGTCATGATAAAGAGTTGTGCGCGCTAAATGTAGCGTTTCCCTCTCGCTTTCATTCATATGCAACTCAAAGCCAGTGTACACTGAGGCGTTTAGCACTTCTAACACTTTTGAAACTCACCCATGCTGCCTTCGGTGGGCTCTTCAGTGCATTGTCTTTCTCCGCCGTTGGCTACAGTGGGGATGTTGAGTCGATGTTTCACTCTGAGGTGTTTTATCATGTTTGCTGTATTTGAAGAGAACTTAAAGGTCTTCTTACACAACCTGCAGTAAACCGTGGCATTGCTCTCATTTTTTATGTAGTACTTCCAGGCTATAGA encodes:
- the LOC109074825 gene encoding uncharacterized protein LOC109074825 isoform X3; the encoded protein is MNESERETLHLARTTLYHDALYCTAMLLSVQSLRTGKINSDMDLPPQRHPGSHSGPTLRRRMQRFLPFSVRRTSKVWNHYTQLSLHRVECNHCKRQLSFHNSTTSMREHLGRKHSIREGAVPPHNTTGIPTPAALHSHIQTSLHGNRCNTTGNAPLQPALPITVKEEQEEVLPAEMAETKPTRTTYAPDCAAGSGTSSSNAIVHQDTDMGCLMYNFPAGEMSSTAGGSSNRSCSRACSNKRAEVLTDLILEMVFRDLRPLSVVEERGFKLLLSCLEPNYPVPSPSLLGSLLWHRYHVLKQCLQQHLQTSLASHCLTLCTEYWRSVDGCGVDGDGQYYLTVSTHFVDSHWRLARCVLETRPIAEFKGSSSERGRASFADTLRAVLSEFQLPENFIFCVVHDTPSGPESRGQENMAINQGYPQEFAGPSHPPPSNLPEGWAPLLCAGRALKLCVQEGLCVETVRQALADARAIVLHFQHNVNASTALSQKAEAVNKESACLVLNDPGRWTTAIEMCESLLELKWVISSVLEEQKVATNLADHQWRLIHELVPVLKTVRIAASFLSEDINGPISALMPCLQGVSRLLGQKIAECTCPVVKGVMERIRAGMDKRWSLSDEDALLDSSAVLSSFLDPRFKELRFLSPHARSKLHDKVKELLSVQPFTSDEQMNAERRQSMEMEETVDERGEPADFELDDSLPIPAMASLDSPESCGSVEEGDSVELQTSEPCVAISSPEQVNENTLGSPFKNANDRKRRNSGTSMTSPLRGDLQLMPRIRMSPLPQSMYDIILGEDPTERMPEIHQQLENYIAEPLCRRSLSPLQWWRNKEHRFPAVARLARKYLSIPATAVSADRTFAPRESPVTQRRATLGSKHLDHILFLHQNTDYVDQLKGDSSTREIEQWNSVSGNQSRESLYQTLVSYESKVCVSEEES
- the LOC109074825 gene encoding uncharacterized protein LOC109074825 isoform X1 — its product is MNKSEGGGSFSSLEPIGGAISSVRLRSQRVPRPDMANMKQEPEISEKTQARCCSIAWKYYIKNESNATVYCRLCKKTFKFSSNTANMIKHLRVKHRLNIPTVANGGERQCTEEPTEGSMDMDLPPQRHPGSHSGPTLRRRMQRFLPFSVRRTSKVWNHYTQLSLHRVECNHCKRQLSFHNSTTSMREHLGRKHSIREGAVPPHNTTGIPTPAALHSHIQTSLHGNRCNTTGNAPLQPALPITVKEEQEEVLPAEMAETKPTRTTYAPDCAAGSGTSSSNAIVHQDTDMGCLMYNFPAGEMSSTAGGSSNRSCSRACSNKRAEVLTDLILEMVFRDLRPLSVVEERGFKLLLSCLEPNYPVPSPSLLGSLLWHRYHVLKQCLQQHLQTSLASHCLTLCTEYWRSVDGCGVDGDGQYYLTVSTHFVDSHWRLARCVLETRPIAEFKGSSSERGRASFADTLRAVLSEFQLPENFIFCVVHDTPSGPESRGQENMAINQGYPQEFAGPSHPPPSNLPEGWAPLLCAGRALKLCVQEGLCVETVRQALADARAIVLHFQHNVNASTALSQKAEAVNKESACLVLNDPGRWTTAIEMCESLLELKWVISSVLEEQKVATNLADHQWRLIHELVPVLKTVRIAASFLSEDINGPISALMPCLQGVSRLLGQKIAECTCPVVKGVMERIRAGMDKRWSLSDEDALLDSSAVLSSFLDPRFKELRFLSPHARSKLHDKVKELLSVQPFTSDEQMNAERRQSMEMEETVDERGEPADFELDDSLPIPAMASLDSPESCGSVEEGDSVELQTSEPCVAISSPEQVNENTLGSPFKNANDRKRRNSGTSMTSPLRGDLQLMPRIRMSPLPQSMYDIILGEDPTERMPEIHQQLENYIAEPLCRRSLSPLQWWRNKEHRFPAVARLARKYLSIPATAVSADRTFAPRESPVTQRRATLGSKHLDHILFLHQNTDYVDQLKGDSSTREIEQWNSVSGNQSRESLYQTLVSYESKVCVSEEES
- the LOC109074825 gene encoding uncharacterized protein LOC109074825 isoform X2, producing MNKSEGGGSFSSLEPIGGAISSVRLRSQRVPRPDMANMKQEPEISEKTQARCCSIAWKYYIKNESNATVYCRLCKKTFKFSSNTANMIKHLRVKHRLNIPTVANGGERQCTEEPTEGSMDMDLPPQRHPGSHSGPTLRRRMQRFLPFSVRRTSKVWNHYTQLSLHRVECNHCKRQLSFHNSTTSMREHLGRKHSIREGAVPPHNTTGIPTPAALHSHIQTSLHGNRCNTTGNAPLQPALPITVKEEQEEVLPAEMAETKPTRTTYAPDCAAGSGEMSSTAGGSSNRSCSRACSNKRAEVLTDLILEMVFRDLRPLSVVEERGFKLLLSCLEPNYPVPSPSLLGSLLWHRYHVLKQCLQQHLQTSLASHCLTLCTEYWRSVDGCGVDGDGQYYLTVSTHFVDSHWRLARCVLETRPIAEFKGSSSERGRASFADTLRAVLSEFQLPENFIFCVVHDTPSGPESRGQENMAINQGYPQEFAGPSHPPPSNLPEGWAPLLCAGRALKLCVQEGLCVETVRQALADARAIVLHFQHNVNASTALSQKAEAVNKESACLVLNDPGRWTTAIEMCESLLELKWVISSVLEEQKVATNLADHQWRLIHELVPVLKTVRIAASFLSEDINGPISALMPCLQGVSRLLGQKIAECTCPVVKGVMERIRAGMDKRWSLSDEDALLDSSAVLSSFLDPRFKELRFLSPHARSKLHDKVKELLSVQPFTSDEQMNAERRQSMEMEETVDERGEPADFELDDSLPIPAMASLDSPESCGSVEEGDSVELQTSEPCVAISSPEQVNENTLGSPFKNANDRKRRNSGTSMTSPLRGDLQLMPRIRMSPLPQSMYDIILGEDPTERMPEIHQQLENYIAEPLCRRSLSPLQWWRNKEHRFPAVARLARKYLSIPATAVSADRTFAPRESPVTQRRATLGSKHLDHILFLHQNTDYVDQLKGDSSTREIEQWNSVSGNQSRESLYQTLVSYESKVCVSEEES
- the LOC109074825 gene encoding uncharacterized protein LOC109074825 isoform X4 codes for the protein MRGGCAGILRRFLYFINMDLPPQRHPGSHSGPTLRRRMQRFLPFSVRRTSKVWNHYTQLSLHRVECNHCKRQLSFHNSTTSMREHLGRKHSIREGAVPPHNTTGIPTPAALHSHIQTSLHGNRCNTTGNAPLQPALPITVKEEQEEVLPAEMAETKPTRTTYAPDCAAGSGTSSSNAIVHQDTDMGCLMYNFPAGEMSSTAGGSSNRSCSRACSNKRAEVLTDLILEMVFRDLRPLSVVEERGFKLLLSCLEPNYPVPSPSLLGSLLWHRYHVLKQCLQQHLQTSLASHCLTLCTEYWRSVDGCGVDGDGQYYLTVSTHFVDSHWRLARCVLETRPIAEFKGSSSERGRASFADTLRAVLSEFQLPENFIFCVVHDTPSGPESRGQENMAINQGYPQEFAGPSHPPPSNLPEGWAPLLCAGRALKLCVQEGLCVETVRQALADARAIVLHFQHNVNASTALSQKAEAVNKESACLVLNDPGRWTTAIEMCESLLELKWVISSVLEEQKVATNLADHQWRLIHELVPVLKTVRIAASFLSEDINGPISALMPCLQGVSRLLGQKIAECTCPVVKGVMERIRAGMDKRWSLSDEDALLDSSAVLSSFLDPRFKELRFLSPHARSKLHDKVKELLSVQPFTSDEQMNAERRQSMEMEETVDERGEPADFELDDSLPIPAMASLDSPESCGSVEEGDSVELQTSEPCVAISSPEQVNENTLGSPFKNANDRKRRNSGTSMTSPLRGDLQLMPRIRMSPLPQSMYDIILGEDPTERMPEIHQQLENYIAEPLCRRSLSPLQWWRNKEHRFPAVARLARKYLSIPATAVSADRTFAPRESPVTQRRATLGSKHLDHILFLHQNTDYVDQLKGDSSTREIEQWNSVSGNQSRESLYQTLVSYESKVCVSEEES
- the LOC109074825 gene encoding uncharacterized protein LOC109074825 isoform X5; translation: MDLPPQRHPGSHSGPTLRRRMQRFLPFSVRRTSKVWNHYTQLSLHRVECNHCKRQLSFHNSTTSMREHLGRKHSIREGAVPPHNTTGIPTPAALHSHIQTSLHGNRCNTTGNAPLQPALPITVKEEQEEVLPAEMAETKPTRTTYAPDCAAGSGTSSSNAIVHQDTDMGCLMYNFPAGEMSSTAGGSSNRSCSRACSNKRAEVLTDLILEMVFRDLRPLSVVEERGFKLLLSCLEPNYPVPSPSLLGSLLWHRYHVLKQCLQQHLQTSLASHCLTLCTEYWRSVDGCGVDGDGQYYLTVSTHFVDSHWRLARCVLETRPIAEFKGSSSERGRASFADTLRAVLSEFQLPENFIFCVVHDTPSGPESRGQENMAINQGYPQEFAGPSHPPPSNLPEGWAPLLCAGRALKLCVQEGLCVETVRQALADARAIVLHFQHNVNASTALSQKAEAVNKESACLVLNDPGRWTTAIEMCESLLELKWVISSVLEEQKVATNLADHQWRLIHELVPVLKTVRIAASFLSEDINGPISALMPCLQGVSRLLGQKIAECTCPVVKGVMERIRAGMDKRWSLSDEDALLDSSAVLSSFLDPRFKELRFLSPHARSKLHDKVKELLSVQPFTSDEQMNAERRQSMEMEETVDERGEPADFELDDSLPIPAMASLDSPESCGSVEEGDSVELQTSEPCVAISSPEQVNENTLGSPFKNANDRKRRNSGTSMTSPLRGDLQLMPRIRMSPLPQSMYDIILGEDPTERMPEIHQQLENYIAEPLCRRSLSPLQWWRNKEHRFPAVARLARKYLSIPATAVSADRTFAPRESPVTQRRATLGSKHLDHILFLHQNTDYVDQLKGDSSTREIEQWNSVSGNQSRESLYQTLVSYESKVCVSEEES